A region of the Myxococcota bacterium genome:
GAACCACCTGGCCCATTTTGCGCTGACCGGACGGCTCCTCGACCGCCTCGCGTCGACCGGCGCCGCGCGGGTGGTCACCGTCAGCAGCACGGCCCACCACACGGGCCGGATCGACTTCGACGACCTGCACGCCGAGCGCTCCTACGCGGCGATGGGCCGCTACCAGATGAGCAAGGCCGCAAACCTCCACTTCACCTTCGAGCTCGCGCGCCGTTGCACCGCCGAGGCCATCGACATCACGAGCGTGGCCTGCCACCCCGGCATCGCGGACACGGAACTCTCGCGGACCTTCCCCGCCTGGTTCGGCCTCGTCGCCCCGTTGATCCGCCCGCTCTTCAACACGCCCGCCGAAGGCGCGCTGCCCACACTGATGGCGACGACCGCGCCGGACGTGCGCGGGCGCGACTACTTCGGTCCGACGAAGCGTTTCGAATCGGCGCGCTCGGCCGGGCCCGCGCGCGTCGCGGCGCACATTCGCAAGGAAGAAGTGGGCCGGCGCTTGTGGGAGCGGAGTGCGGAGCTGACCGGAACGGCGTACCTGATGGACGCCTGAGTGCTGGACGCCTGGTCCGGACCGAGGAGAACGAGATGGGACAGTATGTGATCACGGGCGCCGCCCAGCGGGCCGACGGCCGGCGGGGCATCGGAGCGGCGGCCGCCGCCCAGCTGCGCGAGGCGGGCCACGACGTCTGGACGATCGACCGCGAAGGCGCCGATGCGATCGCCGACCTCTCGACACCCGAGGAGCGCGCGCGGATCGTCGAGGATCTCCACACCCGCTTTCCGGACGGGATCGACGGCATCGCCACCTGCGCCGCCGTCGCCGGGTCGCGCGGCGCGACCGCCCAGGACCTCGTCGAGGTGAACT
Encoded here:
- a CDS encoding oxidoreductase, which translates into the protein MSGYEESSVPDQSGKTIFITGANTGIGFEAARVLAERGARVLLGCRSEEKAQEAIAAIRAARDDADVAWVPLELASLKSVASAAEQVNREPRLDALVNNAGVMVPPKTLTEEGFELQFGVNHLAHFALTGRLLDRLASTGAARVVTVSSTAHHTGRIDFDDLHAERSYAAMGRYQMSKAANLHFTFELARRCTAEAIDITSVACHPGIADTELSRTFPAWFGLVAPLIRPLFNTPAEGALPTLMATTAPDVRGRDYFGPTKRFESARSAGPARVAAHIRKEEVGRRLWERSAELTGTAYLMDA